One Mesoplodon densirostris isolate mMesDen1 chromosome X, mMesDen1 primary haplotype, whole genome shotgun sequence genomic region harbors:
- the NDUFB11 gene encoding NADH dehydrogenase [ubiquinone] 1 beta subcomplex subunit 11, mitochondrial — protein MAAGMLGLCGRRLLAVAARRGFPAARVRWESSSSRAVIAPSAVAGKRPPEPTLRWQEDPDPEDENLYEKNPDSHGYDRDPAVDLWNMRVIFFFGFSIILVLGSTFVAYLPDYRMQEWARREAERLVKYREANGLPIMDSNCFDPSKIQLSEDED, from the exons ATGGCGGCCGGGATGTTAGGTTTGTGCGGCCGCCGCCTTTTGGCGGTGGCGGCGAGGCGAGGGTTCCCGGCTGCCCGTGTCCGCTGGGAATCCAGCTCCTCCAGGGCTGTGATCGCCCCGTCCGCTGTGGCGGGAAAGCGGCCGCCGGAACCGACTTTACGCTGGCAGGAGGACCCAGATCCCGAGGACGAAAACCTCTATGAgaag AACCCAGACTCCCACGGTTATGACAGGGACCCTGCTGTGGACCTCTGGAACATGCGGGTCATCTTCTTCTTTGGCTTCTCCATCATCTTGGTCCTTGGCAGCACCTTTGTGGCTTATCTGCCTGACTACAG GATGCAGGAGTGGGCCCGTCGGGAAGCTGAGAGGCTTGTAAAATACCGAGAGGCCAATGGCCTCCCCATCATGGACTCCAACTGCTTCGACCCCAGCAAGATCCAGCTGTCAGAGGATGAGGACTGA